One part of the Vitis riparia cultivar Riparia Gloire de Montpellier isolate 1030 chromosome 8, EGFV_Vit.rip_1.0, whole genome shotgun sequence genome encodes these proteins:
- the LOC117919836 gene encoding probable 2-oxoglutarate-dependent dioxygenase At5g05600 codes for MKMMNCLQSWPEPIVRVQSLSDSGIHVLPDRYIRHPSDRPSFTPISTHANIPVIDLHSLLAARDARLRQATLDRISGACREWGFFQVVNHGVRPELMKSIRQLWRDFFHLPLEAKQVYANSPATYEGYGSRLGVEKGAKLDWSDYFFLNYLPESARDENKWPTTPESCRELVHEYSKAVVELCGILMKILSVNLGLEEDHLQNAFGGDDVGACLRVNYYPKCPQPDLTLGISPHSDPGGMTILLPDDDVSGLQVRKGEHWVTVEPIPDALIVNLGDQIQVISNAIYKSVEHRVIVNSIKERVSLAYFYNPKGDLLIEPAKKLVSKDRPASYSAMTFDQYRLFIRQSGLWGKSQVESLKCSQ; via the exons atgaaaatgatgaacTGTTTGCAGAGCTGGCCAGAGCCAATTGTGCGGGTGCAGTCCCTATCTGACAGTGGCATACATGTCCTCCCAGACAGATACATCAGGCACCCATCTGACCGCCCCTCCTTCACCCCCATCTCCACTCACGCCAACATTCCTGTTATTGATCTCCACTCTCTGTTGGCCGCCCGCGATGCACGCCTCCGCCAGGCCACCCTCGACCGCATATCGGGCGCGTGCAGAGAGTGGGGTTTTTTCCAGGTGGTAAACCACGGGGTGAGACCCGAGCTTATGAAAAGCATACGCCAGTTGTGGCGTGACTTCTTCCACCTCCCGCTTGAGGCGAAGCAGGTGTACGCCAACTCCCCCGCCACATATGAAGGGTATGGGAGCCGTCTCGGGGTGGAGAAGGGTGCGAAGCTCGACTGGAGCGACTACTTCTTTCTGAACTATCTGCCGGAGTCTGCAAGGGATGAGAACAAGTGGCCTACTACTCCAGAATCCTGCAG GGAACTGGTGCACGAGTACAGCAAAGCTGTGGTTGAGCTATGTGGAATTTTAATGAAGATTTTATCGGTGAACCTTGGACTAGAGGAGGACCATCTCCAAAACGCATTTGGAGGGGATGACGTTGGGGCATGCCTGAGGGTGAATTACTACCCCAAGTGCCCACAACCAGACCTCACCCTCGGCATTTCACCTCACTCTGACCCCGGTGGCATGACCATTCTCCTCCCCGATGATGACGTTTCTGGCCTCCAAGTCCGTAAAGGCGAGCACTGGGTCACTGTTGAGCCTATTCCAGATGCTCTCATTGTCAACCTTGGGGATCAGATTCAG GTGATAAGCAATGCAATTTACAAGAGCGTGGAGCATCGGGTAATCGTGAATTCCATAAAAGAGCGCGTCTCACTAGCCTACTTCTACAACCCTAAGGGCGATTTGCTCATTGAACCAGCTAAGAAGCTTGTGAGCAAGGATCGACCAGCATCATATTCAGCAATGACGTTCGATCAATACAGGCTTTTCATTAGGCAAAGTGGTCTTTGGGGTAAATCACAAGTAGAATCTCTCAAATGTTCACAATAG